The following nucleotide sequence is from Chiloscyllium plagiosum isolate BGI_BamShark_2017 unplaced genomic scaffold, ASM401019v2 scaf_4267, whole genome shotgun sequence.
NNNNNgagagacagagagagagagagacagagagacagagacagtgagagagagagagacagagagagacagagagacagagagagtgtgcaaTGGACAGGGTTCTCtggaagtggagtcccaggtagacagggcagtgaacaaggcttttggcacactggcctttatcagtcagggcattgggtatagaagttgggaagttatgttgcagttgtacaggacgttggtgaggctgcacttggtgtattgtgttcagttttggtcaccctgctacaggaaggatgttattaaactggaaagagtttatcaaggatgttgccgggactcaaaggactgagttatagggagaggctggacaaacgAGGGCTGTTTTCTTTCgactgtaggagactgaggggggaccttaaagAGGTGGATacgatcatgagagacatggataaggtgaacacactcagggttggggaatcgaggacgagagagcatcagtttaagctCAGAGGGTAAAGAAGAAAAGGCAACTTGAGGAGGCAACTTTttgtacacagagggtggtgatatggaatatggaatgagctggaagTGGTTGGGGGGTAcactaataacatttaaaaggcatttggacatatacatggataggaaaggattagaggtcatgggccaagtgcagggaaatgggggttAGCGTGggcggacattttggtcagcacggagcattgtgggccgaagggcctgtctctgtgttgtgGGACTCTGCGACTCTACAAGTTTTGAGTTATCCGAACCGGAATTTCCAGGAATTCCGACAGTGGAGAATTTTCCAGCTGAGGTGATATCTGGAGGGAGCGTGGGAAGGGAACACGTGTTTGTAATGATCTCCCGACCCTCTCTGATATCTCTTGGCACCGACTCTGTCCTTGTCCCCATAACAACATTACATGGGAAGCAGTGGGTTTGGGGAGATACGGGAGGCAGAGGATAAATAGTCAGATCTTTGGGGAATCACCGCTGACTGGAGTGGACTGAAGATGAAGGAGCTAATTCTCAGCCTGTGGTTGGTAGCAGTCGGTAAGAGCACAGCGGGGGAAAGGGCAGGGGAGCGGTCTCGTTCCAGAACACTGCgtctgggggcgggggggggggggagtttggGGGGGTGGGAGAGGTGGTGCAAGATTGTGAAGGGTAACCCAACCCCTCTCTGATTAATTTGTGAGGTCgcaaaatcagaaacaagagcagaggctgtgtaggttagggtggatttgccatgggaaattgtcccatagtgtccagggatgtgtaggttagggtggattggccatgctaaattgtcccacagtgcccagggatgtgtaggttagggtggattggccatgctaaattgtcccatagtgtccagggatgtgcaggttagggtggattggccatgctaaattgtcccatagtgcccagggatgtgcaggttagggtggattggccatgctaaattgtcccatagtgtccagggatgtgcaggttagggtggattggccatgctaaatagtcccatagtgtccagggatgtgtaggttcgggtggGTCGGTCGTGGGAAATTGATCTGCAGGTTCGCAGCCCAATGTTAAAATTCACTCAACTCCTTCAGACAATCAgccaaccgcctgatgaaggataGCTGTCTGAAAGCTCGTGTTTCtcaataaccctgttggactgtgacctggtgttgtgtgagttttaactttgtgctGTCCAGTCCATCACcaaacacctccacatcacagagaatgagcattagtcagggataaatgtagagtaatgggggagggggaatgggtccgggtgggacgCTCCTcggaggggtcagtgtggacttgtcgggccgaagggcctgtttccactctgtggggattctgtgacgttgctggaaaaactccggCAGAATCTCTGGCGAGAGAAAGTCGGGTTAATGGGTCAAGGCACCCTCCCCTCCTACGCAGCCAGCTcccctcaaccccccccccccctacccccCAGGCGACCTCCCGTCGCTGGGGAGGTTGGGActccagggtggggaggggaaggagaATTCTGGGAGGGACGGACGGTGTTGAAGGGGCGaacgaggggccgaatggtctcgcCTCTTGCTCTGTGACTTGCCGTTGTTAATTGGTCtcccccctctcccactccccttcccccttcccccttTTCCTCGTAGCTGCTGCCTCATCCAATGACAAGATTGTCGGGGGATACGAATGTAGTCCCCACTCTGTGCCTTGGCAAGTCTCTCTGGACATGGGGTACCACGGCTGTGGGGGTTCCCTGATCAGCGACCGGTGGGTTATCTCTGCTGCCCACTGCTACTACAGGTACGTGCACCTTCTCCTGACCCCGCGCCACGCCGGGGCTGCgggtccattcagcccatctcgtCCCCGTACTAGCCGGCCGTGAGAGCGcccctctcaggtgaccttgtGAAAGCCTCAGTCAAGTCCTCAGTTTCCCTCCCCTCCTCCGTCCCCTCCCTCCTCGCTGCCAGCCTCACCCTCCCCTCGCGGCTACTGCTTCCCCTCGACCAATGCCCTCCCCTCCTGCCAACCCCCCTCTCTGGTGATGCCAGGCCCCTGGGTCAATCCCCTGCTAGTCTTCCCTGACTCTGTGTGACACCCTCtggtctctctgtccctctctctcactgggtCACCCATGTTCAGGAAATTAGTCCCCGTTTCCCAAAACCTTCGCTCCATGTGCCTAGTTTCGGTATTTATTGCCTACCTCAccctgcctgtccctaattgcccccctcccgagagggtggggtggggggggggtgccttcttgaaccactgctgtgggtagacccacaatgccccctGAGGGAGGGGAATTCTGACCCAGGAAGGAACGGCCGAGTCGGGATGGTGAGGCGACCTGTCTCTTCCCCCCCGGACCCGCATCTATCGCTGGGGTGAGGGCCCTCCGTTTGACGGGCTCAGGGGGGAGAGTGAAGAGTGAGGTGTGTCTCTGGGAGTCACATCCGgaccctgcccctgcccctgccctgTGTGTTCCAGCCGGATTGCCCGTTCCAAATACCGATAGCCTGCAGCAGCTACTGAGGGGCCAGTTAATCccgcattccccccccccccccaccacccccaacacCACCAGCAGAGTgcgagaaacaggccctttggcccactacgTCTAGTCTGACACCAAACCACAATTGGTCCCATTCACTGGGTGTTCACCGAGTAATGTTCCCAATGTCCCCTCCTCCCCTCTCTCCCAGCCAGTGCTGTCCCGTGCATCCCCCACCCACTGGGTAACCTGATAGCCTTCCTCGGATCTCCCATCACNNNNNNNNNNNNNNNNNNNNNNNNNNNNNNNNNNNNNNNNNNNNNNNNNNNNNNNNNNNNNNNNNNNNNNNNNNNNNNNNNNNNNNNNNNNNNNNNNNNNNNNNNNNNNNNNNNNNNNNNNNNNNNNNNNNNNNNNNNNNNNNNNNNNNNNNNNNNNNNNNNNNNNNNNNNNNNNNNNNNNNNNNNNNNNNNNNNNNNNNNNNNNNNNNNNNNNNNNNNNNNNNNNNNNNNNNNNNNNNNNNNNNNNNNNNNNNNNNNNNNNNNNNNNNNNNNNNNNNNNNNNNNNNNNNNNNNNNNNNNNNNNNNNNNNNNNNNNNNNNNNNNNNNNNNNNNNNNNNNNNNNNNNNNNNNNNNNNNNNNNNNNNNNNNNNNNNNNNNNNNNNNNNNNNNNNNNNNNNNNNNNNNNNNNNNNNNNNNNNNNNNNNNNNNNNNNNNNNNNNNNNNNNNNNNNNNNNNNNNNNNNNNNNNNNNNNNNNNNNNNNNNNNNNNNNNNNNNNNNNNNNNNNNNNNNNNNNNNNNNNNNNNNNNNNNNNNNNNNNNNNNNNNNNNNNNNNNNNNNNNNNNNNNNNNNNNNNNNNNNNNNNNNNNNNNNNNNNNNNNNNNNNNNNNNNNNNNNNNNNNNNNNNNNNNNNNNNNNNNNNNNNNNNNNNNNNNNNNNNNNNNNNNNNNNNNNNNNNNNNNNNNNNNNNNNNNNNNNNNNNNNNNNNNNNNNNNNNNNNNNNNNNNNNNNNNNNNNNNNNNNNNNNNNNNNNNNNNNNNNNNNNNNNNNNNNNNNNNNNNNNNNNNNNNNNNNNNNNNNNNNNNNNNNNNNNNNNNNNNNNNNNNNNNNNNNNNNNNNNNNNNNNNNNNNNNNNNNNNNNNNNNNNNNNNNNNNNNNNNNNNNNNNNNNNNNNNNNNNNNNNNNNNNNNNNNNNNNNNNNNNNNNNNNNNNNNNNNNNNNNNNNNNNNNNNNNggagtgggagggggggggagtgggagagagggagagagataaagaggGATTGAGGgtgtggaaaagagagagagagagaaacatacaCAGGTGAAGGTTAACTCAACCACCCTTTCCAGCCACTGACCCCCCCCCCAACGTCCCTTTCTCACACGAAAAGCACTCGCGGTAAAAACAGAAGACGACGACGACCCAGGGAGACCGTCAGCCCCGAGGAGGGAAGGTGACACACACCGCGTGGACTGGGTGATCAAGGGGAGGTTGAGTCGGATTATCCCACCTTggtctacctatcgcattcccctCTACCTTACCCCACCCCTCTcgccccacccaccctcccatctatCTCCCAGCGACCCCTCCCGGCCCACAATCCCATCCGCGGTCCTCACTCGCTCCCGGTCTGTTGAGCCGGGGACCCGGGCGGCGTCCTGGGGACCCGGGCTCCAAACTTCGCAGACGGTGGGAGTTTGAATTCgacagagggagaggggggggggggggcggggggcgaGCTGCGAGTCCGACAATGACACTGTCGAGTGTTCGAGAAACCCACCGGGTtcggagaaggaaatctgccatccttaccccgGTCCGGGCCCACacgtgactccatacccacagcaacatggtcgactcttaactgccctctggggcaaccCGGGAGGGGGCCAGACATGCCAGCGACGCCCtcgtcccatgaatgatttttttttttaaaaaagttaacgCAATGTTTACTAAGTCACCgcgttataggaagggtgtgggagctttggaaagggggcagaggagatctcccaggatgttgcctggtaatggagggaaggtcttaggaggaaaggctgagggacttgaggctgttttcgttagagagaaggaggttgagaggtctataaggtcacccggcagcctccgacgctccggggaaaacagcccccggcctatccagcctctccctgtagagaAAGAGCGCGTGAGAAACAGAGtgcacaagagagagagcgcgcgacaAAGAGAAAGCGAGAGCgtgcgcaagagagagagagagcaagagcgagaCAGCAAGAGAGCAagacagaaacacagagagagagagagagacagagggagcacCATCTAAATAACTTTGCTACGAACGGCAGAGAAGACATTCCTGACCAAAGAAACGATGGAAAGCAGAGAAAAACCCGGAAGACACATAAACTGGCTGTAATTTCAAGGCATTAAATTCTGTTATATGAGTGGGACGtctatttattggaacagcacgCCATTATAATTTTCTCATCATTGaaatcatcactgaatcctgacagtgtggaaacacgcacttcggcccaacaagtccatactgaccatgcaaggcgtaacccacccagatccattcccactaccctattactcgacatttagcccctgactaatccaccctaacctgcacatccctgggcactacgggacaatttagcacggccaatccaccctaacccgcacatcccagggcactacggggacaatttagaatggccaatccaccctaacctgcacatccctgggcactacgggacaatttagcacggccaatccaccctaacctacacatccctgggcactatgggNNNNNNNNNNNNNNNNNNNNNNNNNgtaccgcaagggtcggtgttgggtccactgctgttcgtcatttttataaacgacctggatgagggtgtggaagggtgggttagtaaatttacagatgacactaaggttggtggagttgtggatagtcctgaaggatgttgcaggttacagagggaaggtcttaggaggaaaggctgagggacttgaggctgtttccgttagagagaaggaggttgagaggtgacttaattgagacgtataagataatccgagggttagttagggtgggcagtgagaggctttcccctcggatggtgatggctagcacgaggggacacagctttaaattgagggggtgatagatataggacagatggcagagggagtttctttactcagagagtaggagggggcgtggaacgcactgtctgcaacagtagtagactcaccaactttaagggcatttaaatgggcattggataggcatagggacgagaatggaatagtgtaggatagaggggcttcagattggttccacaacgtggaggggccgaagggcctgtactgcgctggaatggtTATGTTCTAAGTGTGTTATCGGACAgcacttctttttttttaaacagagttgGGGGTCAGATAGCGAGTAGTTAAGAAAAGGAGGGCTTGGATTTTGTGAGCAGTCGCTATTCAGCATTCACCATCAGAGTTAAGAAACTAAACTGTTAGCTTCCTCGGGGTTCTCTGTCACACGCATTccaacagattacaaggcgaggcGGGACTttctgttggggggggggggtggttatgGTTTTTAAATTAAACAGAGGGGCTCTGCCACCATGTCGGATAGGATCCACCAACTCAGTCCACTCCTGgttccactccccacccccccccctccttggtcctgaccctatctaaccccctttTGTGAAAAGAGTTCAGCTCAGTTGCCTGCAGTTCACAGGTATTTGTCATGTCGCAAAGTCGGCGTGTAAAAACGGTGAGCTGGTGTTGAGGGGAAGCATTGCGGGGTCCCTTTGCAAGATGGTGGTTTTTTTTTTGGTGCTGAGAGATTTAACGATAGATATCTGCTGGGAAGCAGACTCAAATTGACACAGTACAGCAGTAAGCTAGGAGGAAgggagggactgcagatgctggacatcagagccgagggagcggtgctggaaaagcacagtcagtcaggcagcatccgaggagcagaagagtcgacgttcgTTGGCCCAGTCCGCAGTTTTTTTTTACCCAGGCAACAGTTTAAGCTCAGCCAATTAATTCAAAAAGACAATTAGAGACGAAGgaccaattaaattcaaatttgatggtGTTGCCAGCCTGAAACCAATCATAGTATAAGAATTTGCTGCATGTTGGGGGGTGCGGGGGGGGAAAAGAGTAGCGGGGAATACATAACTGGACAGAGATGGGGGAGCCAACAGCCATCTGAGAGAGAAATGCCAGTCTCTCACAAGAaatctccaccctctccaaaaaCCACCATCCATCCATACAGGTACGCGGCCTGTTTAGCGATAATTCTTGAGACCAGGAAATGACTGAGAAGGCAATTCAGACAGGGGAAGATGACGGAAGAAAATACGGGAAGGTCAGGTGGATCCATTCTGTGTGACCTTTGAGCAACTAAGTTTTAATTTATCACTCTTATTAGTTGGACTTCGACAAAGTGGGACCtgtgttattgaaacagcataccaACAGAATTTAGTTCATAGGAGTCACAGGGCTGTACAGCaggcaaacagacccttcagcccaacttgtcagTGCTGACCCAGATACCCTAATCTAATCCAgtccccgtttgccagcacttggcccatctccccctaaacccttcctatccatgtccccccccccccatccttttaaatgttggcatgggaaattgtcccatagtgtccagggatgtgcaggttagggtggattggccatgggaaattgtcccatagtgcccagggatgttcaggttagggtggattggccatgggaaattgtcccatagtgttaagtgcattagtcaggggtaaatatagagtaggggaatgggtctgggtgggttactctttggagggctggtgtgggcctgttgggccgaagggcccgtctCCACATTGCGGGGACTCTACGATTTACTCCATAACCCTCCAACCCACTCCCAGGTGAAAATCTGCCTCAGCCCAGGTTACATTTCCTCCCAGTCCCAGCATGCACTGCGTCTTGTTTGGGGTGTGTTGCACAGATGACAAGGTGAGGCGTTCCTGGTCGGCTTGTACCATAGGATCAGAGCTGGCCTCCCTATCGTAAGAGAGGGAAACGTTGAACCCCATCTCCCAGCAGATGGAGAACGCTGCTGTCGGACTGATAGGGGGACCTGTGGTACATCtgagtctatctctctctctctctctctctgcaatctGCAGCACCGTATTCCACACTCTGTACCACTCCCCTCTTGTACTTCTGATTTTGTCTGGTtacaaaacaataattttcactgtatcccGGCACAATGTGACATTAATGTGATCAAGTCAAATTAATTGTGTTGCAGTCCAGATTACCTGAAAGTGCTCTTGGGCGCACACAGCCTCACGGAGCGTACAGGGACAGAGGTGTTGGTTGGAGTGGATAGTATCCATCAGCACCCACAGTTTGATGGTTACACGCTGGATCACGACATCATGCTGATTAAACTGGCCGAGACCATCCGCATGACTGACGACATCAGAGCTGTACAATTGCCAACAGAGTGCCCACTGCCCTACGCCATGTGCACAGTCTCAGGATGGGGTAATACCTATCCCAATGATGGTGGGTACAGCTTTACCCGGGGAGTGTCAGGGAAGGAGGGGGGGAACGGTTTGCAGGGGGCACGGGGAGGGATGTGGCGCTCTCGGAGTCAGGGAGGGGTCATCAGCAgggtgggggggtgagggggggcaAAGTCCCTTCGGAATCCGGGACAGTGTCAGGGCAACGGGATCACAGCACAAACCCCATGTCCCGGGAATGATCGAtggggagagtgtagagggagctttactctgtacctaaccccgtgctatccctgtcctgggagtgtttgatgggggacagtgtagagggagctttactctgtatctaaccccgtgctgtccctgtcctgagagtgtatgatgggggacagtgtagagggagctttactctgtatctaaccccgtgctgtccctgtcctgggagtgtttgatggggggacagtgtagagggagctttactctgtatctaaccccatgctggcagtgtttgatggggggacagtgaagaggaagctttactctgtatctcaccccgtgctgtccctgtcctgggagtgtttgatgggggacagtgtagagggagctttactctgtatctaaccccgtgctgtccctgtcctgggagtgtttgatgggggacagtgtagagggagctttactctgtatctaaccccgtgctgggagtgtttgatggggacagtgtagagggagctttactctgtatctgtgtGGTTTTCCCTCTCTGTAGTGGTGATGCCGGATACGCTGCGGTGTGTGAGGGTTCCGCTGATGAATGATTATGCCTGTAATTACGCCTACCCTGGCCTGATCACCAGCACCATGATCTGTGCCGGCTACATGGAGGGGCAGAAAGATGCTTGCAATGTAAGTTCCCCTTTAAACCACACTTGCTGAATCCTGCTCATCCCTGGGTGAGTGGATCACTCCGAGACACTGCTTTTGGTGGAAGTGCAATTTCAGGTTGGTCATGGTCTGTGCGAAGACATCGTGCAAGGCTTGCTTTTATAGAGctagacagcacggaaacagacccttcggtccaacccgtccatgctgacccagatttcccaacccaatctagtcccacctgccagcacccggcccatatccctccaaacccttcctattcatatacccatccagatgggcggcacggtggcacagtggttagcactgctgcctcacagcgccagagacccgggttcaattcccgcctcaggcgact
It contains:
- the LOC122548163 gene encoding trypsin-like gives rise to the protein MKELILSLWLVAVAAASSNDKIVGGYECSPHSVPWQVSLDMGYHGCGGSLISDRWVISAAHCYYSPDYLKVLLGAHSLTERTGTEVLVGVDSIHQHPQFDGYTLDHDIMLIKLAETIRMTDDIRAVQLPTECPLPYAMCTVSGWGNTYPNDVVMPDTLRCVRVPLMNDYACNYAYPGLITSTMICAGYMEGQKDACNGDSGGPLVCGELLEGIVSWGQGCAQPNYPGVYTKVCTVLPWIHETMATN